Within Aricia agestis chromosome Z, ilAriAges1.1, whole genome shotgun sequence, the genomic segment aaataaacaaaaaaacacatttttttgtgtattttttactcTATGATGGTAAGAAATccctcgtgcgcgagtccgacttggccgattattagggttccgtcgtcaacaaggaacccttgttgactacggaaccattaaaaatcggccaattaAGACAACAACCTTTTAATACAAATGAGTTCAAACTAGTCACTATGTAACAAACACTTTAGtttataacaaaatttatacttaaataagacATTTATAAGTAGTAAACCCAGGACGCTTCATAAAAACTATTCAGGACATCCCAGGACACTACAAATACTGGGACATGTCCTGGGAAAATGGGACAGTTGGCAACCCTGTTATACATATCCTGAATATTCAAGTCTCTTTGTTACAATACAATGGAAGTTTTTGCCCACAGCTTTTTTGCAATGTCCAGTTTGTGCCAAACACGATTAAGACTTTCGGAGACATCtcgaatattttgttatttaaagtttaaagttatgaattatgataaataaaaaacaaaacatttcttTAGGAcaactgtaataaaaaaataacaaaatactgtttaactaaacaacaaaaatctgaaaaataatattttaattttttagacaATACTTACTagcttattataatttaattcataTTGTTCAATAAGGATAGCCTTAACTCTatggtaataatattaaacatattatttgacatattttaacaacagaaataaatattattccaCATTATTAcatagttaataaaatatattttttgcctTAAAAGGGGGAAAGTTTTACACTACAATAACTATTTTTACTGGAACTGGGAAACCACATTTGTACTAAAGCAGCAAATGTTGCTTGCAAATAACGCAAAAAGTtttgctataataattattacaagacAAAAGTTTGTGGGCATAGTATTTATGACATTTTTATCCTTTTACCAATAACTAGTAGTTAAGGTtggtattattaatatatattctgtggttaagGTATTAATTGTGCTGGCTacacttaacccatcaatccccaagcagcaCCCGGATGCCGCATAACaactgaaaatctattgtgtctgcaattccCACAATCAAGGTATTAAAACacaacaataattttaacatattttaaaacatttaacatGGAAGCCAATTCAATTAGACTTTTTTTGTTCCTAGATTTTTACCAAGTTCATCAAATTCTTCTTTAATCCTTCTGCATTCAGTCTGCAAATCTTCAAACTGGgtctgaaagaatttttgatgAATTAgacttttatatttttggttACTCCAACCATGCCTTTCAATTAGATATAtgtaattgaaattaaaaatggatagTTCAACCTTAatgacattattttatttaaccatCCAGTTCCATCCAGCATGGgtgtaccgagggggggggcagggggggggacagctgcccccccctagatcatgttgacgtccctactaagtacattatctagtacttttatctataaaaattaaaaattaagaaaacgaatttttgccatttgtttgcaataagtataatatttttagtactaaaattattatttttttattttttataaacacctagcttatgaaaaatctgatttgcccccccccccccccccccccccctggcccagaacctgggtacgcccatgcatccAGTATAACGCCTCGAGTGTACAAACACAAATACAGTTtttagcataaagttaatattacctatcggaataggtaaatagagaaacaatcccGAGCTGGCAAACGTCaccaaaattgatttacatctgtgtaaGTATACAATTATGTTTACGTGTGCGGTGTGCGTGTTAGTGATGTACTGTATACTTACATCTTGTAATTCGACAAAATATCGATCAtggaataataattgtaagattGTAAAAATAACCAAATGCGTTAATAAAACtgcatagaataataataatattgtaattttggagagaaatattacttttatcattaaacaaaagatatacttatttataaataactcatttatttattcatatttcatgctaataatattataaatgcgaaagtaactctgtctgtctgtcagtccgtctTTCACGGATCTACCTCTGAAATAGCAGCTGCTATTTCTTAGAAGTTACGTACAGCCTAGAGTGTACGCGACTTAGTTAGTATCCTACCTACTCCAAatatgtgccatcgtttataaaatcattgaccttatagaATAATTACTATATgatttggcacacaaacgttctatGACTACTTTTGTAaaattaatggaaagattttgaacgttttctgggatgttatcgtaaaggcgtatacattgacctgtaaaagatttactgactttactaagctTGAACACCGGCAAATCTAGCTTtcgcttatttctggtgttcctacagtgaatgtcacttttagctttaaatttacttagttTACTGTAACTTAGTGCATTTAGATATAAGCttcttttcttttgatataAATTCTAGTTGAAAGGAGGTCGATGGTGAAGACAGTTGTGGCAGCGTTGGTGAGGACGTAGAATACGATGAcgataggcctggagatacatactgacacaaaattcttggtaatttgtaccagtatggcggttttacaggaGTATAATTACGTAAAAGGAAAATGCTCTCATATCAAaatcatagcgctcgcactggcagcccaaacgcgtgggcgttaatcgaacgtgtcggataaataacgagtgtcgaacgatttgttccacaaaaatgcttgtattttcagatagtcgaaaaaaaaataagtaggcgaaagcgtaatgccatacttgtcgggtgcggcttacagcccgccatgcCGACGCGaatatgttaattttaataaaaatattgaactatttgtaccaggctaatttttgcatagcttaTCATCGtcggcgaaaaaaaaattacacctttgcTAGTGTTTGTAGTgttatggcggccattgggcgctgtcggaaaagtatggcaaggtgattttcgtgaatggctactcgacgatgattagctctgcaaaaattagcctggtacaaatggttcaatttttttctcgcttccgagagtgtttgtaaacaccaataatcttcctctctgtgtgctaaataactctactttgtatttttatcgaaagtgcatgaaacaaactattataaaatggttGATTGTAACcagtaagttatttaaaaaaaaattattagcaaaagaaatcgtgaccgacactacagcccaaaacgtgaccgacactacactcactttgtgcaggtaaaagtcggtagttttacattaaactttaaaatttatgtatctcaGCACGTACAGTACGAActctaaaagtatataaaagctaatcagtaattagttaattcattaaaatgctttttttgaacttaaacgtcacaaaaacgaaatcactaataattagtcaaaaaataactcaacacgaaatcttctcaaaaactattaacataataacccaagaggcagcgataggcagactttcgtcacttttttaaactaaaaaattTTCATTATATGAGCCCTATAGAGGTAATAACGACCAGAATCTATAgagtttcggtcgctattactttagaaggtttccagttctgcaggtctaTCTTACGatcaataaagtttaaaaatcaataattttatcttattttcttgcgatatctgtaATAATCTCATATCTTACTGCcagatttttgtgacaattgcttcccatttccagacatcgcaaaattttggaatttatttgactttgaggtggtctggcaggttcttaaaataataatttagctttctgcttctctctctctgctttctatagctgttttcgccatctatcagcaaaaataacaaacaaaacgctacttttgggcgtgatggactctataatgtgaccgacactacaaaaatatttgttagaGTTTAGGTGCtataaaaaaagatgacaaatttTTAATGCCACTATCGTTTGAGTAACGCCGTCACGTAGGAAATTTTCTAACTTTgttgatgtaaaagtaattttactgtagttatagacaaaagtaatgatttttatgtgaccgacactacaactcgacactgtgatcttacaagcttattatatctttataaaaatgaattttctcgaatctcaaaagctatatcggtatttaattgtttgaacaatcagtgtgtaacaaaatatgacaagaatttaaaatacataacgtgaaaactgagtcagaacttcatcacacaaaaccacactcagccgagctcacgacatcatctcataaatggcagctttgctagaaaagtaatgcttagaaattgttgcttttataaaatcttaatagtgccataatgttgtgactataattaagtatgtttaataccaaaatcaggtattaatttttttagtttttggtaGACTTTTACATTGAACTgccctttacgtaattatacccctgtaaaaccgccatactggtacaaatgaccaagaattttgtgtcagtatctccaggcctacgACGGTATACATATTGTGACTAACTCTGGTGGTACAATGTCTCTGTAAACATAGGATGACACAGTGCGCCTaggctttatttattttttatttataatacaaattataacttatgtctaattgagagtgtaccataaacctgcaaggtttgtcTGGTACAGCTTAGAAAGTTCACCACGCCCAACATTATATcactataatatagtaataaactaataaacaaataaacttaTCCAATAATCTATTGACTAAAGTTATTCATCCTTCACGGGGAAGTACAGCTAATAACAAAGATAGTGTAGTATAAACTAAATATGATGTATTTTGCAGTtgcaaataaaaacattattataatttaatttgctAAAATAcgtcacttatcagtaagtataACAATATAGTGTCAGCTGTGAACTGCGGACTGCGACTGGACCGgttcatagtaaaaggagggggtTTTTGTCGTAAGCATCGACCCTTCACATACAGAATGTTATCATTACTTTGTGTACACACTgatttattggttttattttaaatgtaataatcgTATATTAATACATCTATCATTTTAGGATATGGTTAACTGTTGCTAGGTACACGACCAGTTATTATGCTATGTACCCTAGCCctacgatataatattatatcttgggGTCGGTGGATTGCTCATACCACTAGGGTGCATGCATGGATGtatgccataataatattatataaattcacCGAGTATTAATGAACTGATCAATCCaccctttttaatttttatgatcaTGTGTTACaagttatttttatgtattgttgccatttttaaataaaaaggtaTTTATACCCTATTGCACCCTAGCCCTGcgacataaaataatatcttggGATCGGTCGATGACTCATACCACTAGGGTGCATGCGTAttgtatctatattatatactgatagtacatactatattatgtactatcagtatataatatagatagtgAATCTAAAAAAGAccacaattaacataatattattatgttaattttggGCTTCACAGCCTCACCATAATATCATagtaatagttttttaataattgtctacaattattttctttaaatttactttttacACTTTGTGGGATGCTATTTATTAGAGATGGTAGCAAATATTCCACAGTTCTTTTGccatagtaatttttaaatttcggtATTTCAAATATGCCATCAGATACTTTTCTAGTCGTACATCTGTGATGTGTAGGCATCagtagatttttatttaaatactgttcacatagtaataatagtttaaatttttcaaaaataggTAATACCTTACATAACTTAAATAAGTATGAGGTATCATCGTACTTGTGTCTTAATTTTGAaggtattattgtttttaagagTCTTACTTGTAATTTATATACTTTGTTTAAGTAGGTGTTAAATGTTCTCCCATAACTTGTTAACCCGTAGGAGATGACTGACTCTGCTAGGGCCACATGCATATTTAATAAGATGCGGTAtggaactttactttttatcaGTTTGAATTTGACTAGAATTCaaactgataaaaatatatcttgatctataaaaaaataatggctATTACTGTTACTTACTACTATatcatacttttttaatttaaatcaatatgcAGATACACAATATAAAACAACAAACTAAAAAtcttttctaaaattttaaacaatttttgttttgtaaaaccATAACTATGATTCATGGAATAGCACAATATAAGGCAAACAAATCGATTCGCTTATTCTTACAAATATTTATGATGTGTGGAAGAATATCTAGCTTATTTACTGACAATGCCTTTCACCGAGCTCATCTTCTATTGAATGAATGATCTGATACCTGATCTAGTGAATATGCCATAGGCCATAGCCCAtagccatattggatgtagaatgacattacatctgtggaaatttcagaagtctattactatagcggttcttgagatacagcctggagacccgagactgacagacagacagacagacggacggacggacggacagacagacggacggacggacggacggacagacggacagatggacggacggacggacagacagacggacaggcaacgaagtcttagtagtagggtcccgtttttaccctttgggtgcggaaccctaaaaacgataaaTTATGTATGAAAGTATATTAATGTAAACTAATAATAAAGTACGGATCAGTTacgttatcaattatcatgtcAACATTCCTAGATAATTAgtataactaaaaaaatattttcatatcgaTACTACTTATTGATAACCTGATGCAGCCCTAGTGTAAAATAGATGAAAATTGTTTACACAAAATATCCTTAAACTGTGCACCATGGCTAGTCAAGTTATgtttttcatataaataaacatatataGAAGTGAATTATCAAAATCAATACCAATAACTCGTAGGGAATTggcaaaaataaacttaaaattaggTCATGTCGATTAGAATAATTCACCTGTGAAATGAATATTTATCTGGGTTTTTTCGATATGTTGTACCACAATCACTCTTGCTACCTTGTTACCTTGTTTTTAAAGCAGTATTTcttgaaaaattatttactatttcacataaaatcacaatttttctgATAGCCCAAATTGATAATGTGTCGACCGGATCAAACAAATTGtcaaacaacaaaaacaaatgaaaaaagAGGTATACCACCTCAAATGTCGCTTCTCtttctaccacgcagtgttactgatcgtgacatctcgcttgctcaggcctttgtttctctattccgataggtaatattaactttatggtttttaaacaTGTTTAAGCTTGTATCTTAAAACAGTcttcaaaataaacaaacatattatttacCTCGCAAAGTGTAGTTTGCTGTTTCATTGCCACACAGCTCTCCATTATATCTTTGAACCTCGCCCGATCCAAGTCAAATTTCTTTTGTGCTTCAGTCAGTTGTTTGTCCAGACGATCTTTATATTCTGTCAcagctgaaataaattttaagttttaatatttcTAGAGGTACatctattatttaattttaatttaataatttattgtgcacaagaaacatttacaatattacaatatacacagtaagacgacacaatgaatctgcttatttctaataagAAATCTGTTCCATATAGGGAGAGAGATACGATTAATATAGCAGATAAGATGTGCACAATAATttagaatacaatattatgttaattatgttaaagcttgtcacacacagagcaggtaatgtaaagatgtatattatagcattatacatctcgatacatctcaataaatctttctatagaaatcgtcaggagaccacacacagcagctataatgtatatttttacatcttcgtatcttaagataccgagctatatgaaaatatacatttatattttgatacatctaaatacatctcaatatatttctgtaaattacgatacatctcttctcttcatagggtgttcaaaaatttctgtgattatattatatgtgtatgatagacagatacacacagtgttgccacctgccaccttagcacagcacttcacagcaggtactgcaggcagtctgtttcccagagcctatattttcaatatcttcaatccacatcattctgtttttggcacaatatgtaacaatgcgcgcatcaaaattacaatccgaatcatcttctgatgaactatctagtgaatctaatagcaagtaactcgaaagtccatagtattacaacattaaaaataagaacagcctgtataacactttagcagctgaaatgtgcgtcaagcgtAAGGCTACCATTaaaatgtagggaaagatacattacattacctgttgtgtgtgatacattaatataatgtaaagatatacatcccgggatgtaatgtacattaatatacattacctgctctgtctgtgacgagctttagttcttaaaaatttttttcttatgttTCTGAATGAaatttaagtaggtaataaaaaaaagttaataaatttAGAAGTGCTTGTACAAGTCTTACCATTTAGTTGATATTTAATAGAAGTTAATTCAGACTGGCATCGATCCCCACTCTGTTTAATACTCGCATAATTTTCTTGTACATaaattaaatagaaataaattagACTGACACTACAAAGTAGGATACCAAAAAATGCAAATAACTTCTCTCTCGATATTGCCCGCAGAttcattatttgaatttttaaaaagcTTCACTTATGCATCTCCCATAGTATTATTAATAGTTAAGGttatatttttgcaaaaaaaatcacagttTACAGTAAAAcaccaaaataaataataatacaaaaattcagaaaatgtttattttcttcgcttcttcttcttttggcgtaaacCTCCCCATAGGAATTGCCAGCgttgatttctttatttttcgaaattagaCAGCTGCTGTAGACCACAGATTAATATATGTAGCAAGCtatcattgaggtactatatactggagagagccttttaaaagtgtataagcgtcaaaagcgtgtaatgttatgtcctacttactaggacataacaaaggagtcggtctgcatatttcatgtgaTAAAAGTGTgtgaaataatcgacaaatagaaatattcaagaaaataaacgcacactacttgtatgaaaataagcacaaaatggccacgcgatgacgggctaagactacatctatactataatacttaatctatggtagagatagtacctcaatgctgtagagtgtagactttGAAGtggttttatttttctttgctTTGAATTACAGATCTACATCTTGTAAATATGTCATTGGTGTAattagccgtgttcgtttcattttttcgcagtttggcagctgactgtcaacttcataataaagtgtcatgttctaacaatttctgtcagattttagaacatgacactaatttttaaatttgagcatgcgcaatgtgcattaaaaaacgaaacgaacacgactaatCTGTGAgcaccacagattttagaatcaatcaatcaatcaatcaatcaatcatttatttgctttaaaagTGGTACATTAGATGTTAACGTTCATTGCTCAGGTCTTACACTCTTAACTATAAagatagcatgcaaatatttaaagaAGTCATTAAATCTAGCAACTTTGAAATATTGATCACTAATACATTAAACTAATAATACAAGGCCAGGCTATGTGAGATATTAGAAAAATGTCACAtcccataaatattaaaatagcagTCACTAATAAATACatcacattttaaaatacaatagtttaaaattttacaattataataaacaaCAATGTCAAGAAATAATAAGATGTCAAGAAATAATTAGATTGGTTGTTAAAAGATTAATACGTAAATGTCCATAattaagatacataatattaagtaaaataggTTAAAGTGTTACATACTGTGTTACATGtcaaaaagattataaaattcattcagccttgttattaaataattcttttacAGAGTAGAAATTTTTGCTTAACAACCATTTTATGATTTcccttttaaatttattgtatgGCAAGCATTTAAGTGCCGATGGAATAgcattgtatgtttttatgcacatggcataaaattgtttttggtaTAAAGAAGTTTTGGGAATCACATCTAACACTAGTCGATAGGGATTTCTTGTGTTGCGGGGATAAATGTCACGAGCTTCTTTAAAACTATGGTAGTTAAGCTTTGTATAGTTTACTAACTCATATATATACAAACTCGGTAaggttaataattttagttttttgaatAGTGGTTTGCAGGACTACCATATGAGTCCTGCAAACCACTattcaaaaaactaaaattattaacctTACCGAGTACCACCACACTTAGCTTTACCACATATAGctctaatacatttttttttgagcGATGAAGGCTTTGTCTATGTCCGTAGAATTACCCCAAAGCGATAAACCGTACCTCAAAACTGAAGCAACATAACCGTGATAGGCCGTCAGTACCGTTTGTAGAGTCGCTACTTGTCTGAGCCTATTAAGAACGAAAACGAACCTATTTAATCTGGTACAGACATATTCGATATGGACCTTCCAAGTCAGATTTTCATCAATATGTAAACCTAGAAATTTTGTGTGTGTCGTTCTtttgatattttcatttttGAATATAGGATCAACTTCGCTAACTGATTTGGTTCGGTCacttttaaattctatataGTTAGtttttgtcagattaagattaagattattattattcatccaatttattaccttttttattaatttgttaatttcatttttaatgtCCTTACAATTATTCAGCAGAATAGATATGTCATCCGCGAAAAGTGTACATATAAAATTCGTTATTTCTGGAAAATCATTTATGTAGAGTAGGAATAGAAGTGGCCCAAGGACGCTTCCCTGAGGAACACCTGCTCTATTCGTTTTGAGTTTGGATTTTTTGGTCGTTAAGAACTTCTTGTTACGAATGTACATAATTTCTGTGTATTGGTTTCGCTCAGATAAGTACGTCTCAAGCCAACTCAGGGCAGGACCTCTAATGCCTAAATTATTCAATTTCCTTAGTAACAACGTATGTGACACGAAGTCAAAAGCCCTGGACATGTCAAAGAATATGCAGATAGCTGATTTATtgtagttaatattattaagtatattgcgTACTAATTCGGATGCTGCTGAGACAGtgcttttatttttttggaaGCCAAACTgttcttcttttattattttatgtttgtttataaAGGATGTAAGCCGCTTATgcattaatttttcaaaaattttggaCAGTATAGGTACAAGTGTGATTGGTCTATAGTTTTCTAATTGACATTTATCGCCTTTCTTAAATAAAGGTTTAATTATCGAAGTCTTAAATCGATCTGGGAATCTTCcagtttca encodes:
- the LOC121739187 gene encoding uncharacterized protein LOC121739187; the protein is MNLRAISREKLFAFFGILLCSVSLIYFYLIYVQENYASIKQSGDRCQSELTSIKYQLNAVTEYKDRLDKQLTEAQKKFDLDRARFKDIMESCVAMKQQTTLCETQFEDLQTECRRIKEEFDELGKNLGTKKV